In Fusobacterium sp. IOR10, the genomic stretch AAATAGAATTTTAATTTATAGCAATTTAACAAAAATAAAAATTCCTTCAGCATAAAGCTGAAGGAACAAAAACATTATTTATTTTTTTATTTTTCTCCACCAACACCAGTTGACAAAGAACCTTTATTTTAAGCTATGGCTGAGCACTTTTTACAAAGGCCCTTAAAATAAATATGTGTTTCATTTATTTTGAAGTTTTGAAGCTTTTTAGATAACAGAACATCATCATCTAAAAAGATATCACAAACTTCTCCACATTTTTCACATTTAAAATGACCATGCATAGAAGTATTAATATCGTATCTAGTTTCAGTTTCTTCTATTATTAATTTTTGAATAAGTTTCTTTTGTATAAATAAATTTAAAGTATTATAGACAGTTGTTTTAGATAAGGTAGGGATTTCAGAGCATAAATTTTTATAAATAATGTCAACTGTAGGATGAATTCTATTTTCTATTAAGAAAGAATAAATTTTTAATCTTTGATAAGACGGTTTTATTCCTTTGCTTTTTAGAAATAAGCTATTGGTTTCAGAAACACTTGAAATTGAATTCATATTTGACCTCCTTTTAAATTGTAATCATTATAATTATAAAGGAAATTAATATGAAAGTAAAGAAAAAGATTTAAACTAATTTTTTTTCCATAACAAATCTATGAATGTTCTCACCATATTCATTTTCTTTTAAACATTTTAAATTATATTTATTTTTTTTATAAAGAGAAACAGCTTTTGTATTTTTAGGATCAACAGTTAAAGAAATATAAAGAATACCTTTTTTTGAAAAATAGTCTTCGCTAAACTTTAAAAGAGAACCTGCAATACCTTTATTCTGGTAAAGATTATTTACAGAAATTCCATATAAAAAAGCAGAAGGACGTTCAAAAGAAATTAGGAATTCCGCTGCTCCAATGACTTTTTCCCCCTCTAAAGCAACAAAAACTTTTCCAAAGCTGACCATTGGTTTTAATATCCATAAATCAACTCCCCCTAAATTCCCAAAAGTTAATTTTTCCATTTGAATAATTTCATTAATATATTTAGTATCATTAATTGAAATTTCTTTAATTTTCATAAATAAACATCTCCTAGTAATTTATTTTAAAAAGATATAAACCATAGGGATCAGCAACCTCAATTTTTCTAACTATATTAGGTTCTTTTAGTAATAATTCAATATAGTTTGATGGTTTTTTATTGAAATATATATCTAAAGCAATCCCCATGATAATTCTAATTTGAGTTTTTAAAAAAGCATTTCCTTCAATAAAAACAGATAATGTATAAGGGTCTTTTAAAGAAGTTTTAATATTAAAAATTTCTCTTATACTAGTTTTATTATTAG encodes the following:
- a CDS encoding Fur family transcriptional regulator — encoded protein: MNSISSVSETNSLFLKSKGIKPSYQRLKIYSFLIENRIHPTVDIIYKNLCSEIPTLSKTTVYNTLNLFIQKKLIQKLIIEETETRYDINTSMHGHFKCEKCGEVCDIFLDDDVLLSKKLQNFKINETHIYFKGLCKKCSAIA
- a CDS encoding GNAT family N-acetyltransferase produces the protein MKIKEISINDTKYINEIIQMEKLTFGNLGGVDLWILKPMVSFGKVFVALEGEKVIGAAEFLISFERPSAFLYGISVNNLYQNKGIAGSLLKFSEDYFSKKGILYISLTVDPKNTKAVSLYKKNKYNLKCLKENEYGENIHRFVMEKKLV